The Allorhodopirellula heiligendammensis genome includes a window with the following:
- a CDS encoding dihydrodipicolinate synthase family protein has product MLPPADHPHRITGILTPNITPVDDAGRVDEDRLRGYVDWLIERGVDGLYPNGSTGEFVRFSPLERRRIVQIVVDQTAGRVPVLAGAAEANVDETIAACQAYGEMGVRAVAIVAPFYYRLSSDAVHAYFTQIAGSVDVDVTLYNIPMFASPIDVETATRLALEQPRIVGIKDSSGDLPNMLRMMAAIRPQRDDFSFLTGWDPSLAPMLIAGIDGGTNASSGVVPELTRSIYRSVHTGQIDRAMDLQYDLLALFDCMIGLGEFPDGFRAGAHSRGWDLGDGRVPYSNARRKKVADAQPQIDAKIRAILQKLEKSSPRDAVSTQSIESVVHQVLQRLGTTK; this is encoded by the coding sequence ATGCTTCCTCCTGCTGACCATCCCCACCGGATCACTGGCATCCTGACACCGAATATCACGCCCGTAGACGATGCGGGACGCGTCGACGAAGATCGGCTGCGCGGGTATGTCGACTGGTTGATCGAACGCGGTGTTGACGGCCTGTATCCCAATGGTAGCACAGGGGAGTTTGTTCGCTTCTCGCCACTAGAACGTCGTCGGATCGTGCAAATTGTTGTTGATCAAACCGCGGGGCGGGTGCCCGTCCTCGCCGGCGCAGCCGAAGCAAACGTCGACGAAACGATTGCCGCTTGCCAAGCCTACGGTGAGATGGGCGTCAGGGCGGTGGCGATTGTAGCTCCGTTCTACTACCGGCTCAGCAGCGACGCGGTCCATGCCTACTTCACCCAGATTGCTGGCAGCGTCGACGTCGACGTGACACTGTACAACATCCCGATGTTTGCCTCACCAATCGATGTTGAAACAGCGACACGATTGGCGCTGGAACAACCCCGCATCGTTGGGATCAAGGACAGCTCGGGCGACCTACCGAACATGCTGCGAATGATGGCAGCGATTCGGCCGCAGCGAGACGACTTTTCGTTCCTAACCGGTTGGGACCCATCACTCGCGCCGATGCTAATTGCCGGCATCGACGGCGGCACCAATGCCTCGAGCGGTGTCGTACCCGAGCTGACCCGTTCGATCTACCGAAGCGTACACACGGGCCAAATTGACCGCGCGATGGATCTGCAATATGACTTGTTGGCACTATTTGACTGCATGATTGGGCTGGGAGAATTCCCCGACGGCTTCCGAGCTGGCGCCCACTCTCGCGGCTGGGATCTGGGTGATGGGCGAGTTCCCTACAGCAACGCACGCCGCAAAAAAGTTGCCGATGCCCAACCCCAAATCGATGCAAAGATTAGAGCGATCCTTCAGAAACTCGAGAAATCATCACCACGCGACGCGGTCTCGACGCAGTCAATTGAGTCCGTCGTTCACCAAGTGCTGCAACGATTGGGTACGACGAAATAA
- a CDS encoding ferritin-like domain-containing protein, whose protein sequence is MASEALIDCLNEILKHEWTGVAQYSQASFILEGVWREVYASKFEGDAKESFGHANLIGNKIVALGGVPVATRNEIKQSKDLREVLEFSLAFEAKAVEMYTKALELAESNRALVVFLEDILLQEQEGVDEYTKLLRDTPAAQATTSDSARKSG, encoded by the coding sequence ATGGCCAGTGAAGCCCTGATTGACTGCCTCAACGAAATTCTCAAGCACGAGTGGACTGGTGTCGCTCAGTATTCTCAAGCCTCATTTATTCTCGAAGGCGTATGGCGAGAAGTTTACGCATCGAAGTTTGAGGGTGATGCAAAAGAGTCGTTTGGCCACGCTAACCTGATCGGCAATAAAATTGTTGCGTTGGGCGGCGTTCCCGTGGCGACCCGGAACGAAATCAAACAGAGCAAGGACCTCCGCGAAGTCCTGGAGTTCAGCTTGGCATTCGAAGCCAAAGCAGTCGAGATGTACACGAAGGCCCTCGAACTCGCTGAGTCCAATCGTGCCCTGGTAGTCTTCCTCGAAGACATCTTGCTACAGGAGCAAGAAGGCGTGGACGAGTATACCAAACTGTTGCGTGACACCCCAGCCGCTCAAGCGACGACGAGTGATTCTGCTCGTAAGTCGGGTTAA
- a CDS encoding sulfatase family protein: MKCIVNLAVVLMTIFAISPTQADDSAAPNVVLIISDDQGFTDYGFMGSEIARTPNLDRIAAESLLYTRGYVMPVCSPSLASLLTGRLPHVHGITGNDLSAESIKAVRAKGKLDRDPLSQRLLANSPILPKTLGEAGYQTFQTGKLWNVTAEEIGFSQGMTNTEGRHGGAGLSIGRESMQPIYDFIEDSQAKEKPFFVWYAPLLPHQPHNPPQKLLAHYQNQGLSPDAAKYFAMVEWFDQTCGELDDYLTDNNLADNTVVIYLADNGWDANRNGRAKLSPFEKGIRTPIFVRWPGKVQPQRDDETLASILDIMPTIFSACGLDVPADLSGINLVDREAMQARKSIFVEGYTHDIADLAHPEKSLVTQVVINGWDKLLIPGARRPDKEYTSAPASIELFDLKADPLEKRNLVSERPEVVARLTQLQNAEWDAAK, from the coding sequence ATGAAGTGTATTGTCAATCTTGCCGTCGTCCTGATGACGATTTTCGCTATTTCGCCGACGCAGGCCGATGACTCGGCTGCACCGAACGTGGTCCTGATCATCTCAGACGATCAAGGATTTACGGACTACGGGTTCATGGGCAGCGAAATCGCGCGGACACCGAATCTCGATCGTATAGCAGCTGAGAGTCTTCTCTACACTCGTGGTTACGTAATGCCAGTGTGCTCGCCGTCCCTGGCCAGCTTGCTCACCGGACGGCTGCCGCATGTCCATGGAATCACGGGTAACGATTTGAGTGCCGAGAGTATCAAAGCTGTGCGTGCCAAAGGCAAGCTTGATCGGGATCCGCTCTCGCAACGCCTGCTGGCTAATTCGCCAATCCTGCCAAAGACATTGGGTGAAGCTGGGTATCAGACGTTTCAAACCGGCAAGCTTTGGAATGTGACTGCCGAGGAAATTGGCTTCTCGCAAGGCATGACCAACACAGAGGGGCGTCATGGGGGTGCAGGTCTGTCGATTGGCAGGGAATCAATGCAGCCGATCTACGATTTCATTGAAGACTCCCAGGCCAAGGAAAAGCCGTTTTTTGTGTGGTACGCCCCGCTGCTGCCTCACCAGCCGCACAACCCACCCCAAAAGTTGCTCGCCCATTATCAAAACCAGGGGCTGAGTCCCGATGCCGCCAAGTATTTCGCGATGGTGGAATGGTTTGATCAGACCTGTGGTGAACTCGATGACTATTTGACTGACAACAATCTGGCTGACAATACGGTCGTAATCTACTTGGCTGATAACGGTTGGGATGCAAATCGGAACGGCAGAGCCAAGCTTTCGCCATTCGAAAAGGGGATTCGCACTCCGATCTTCGTACGCTGGCCGGGAAAGGTGCAACCGCAGCGTGATGACGAGACGCTCGCATCGATTCTCGACATCATGCCGACGATTTTCTCAGCCTGCGGATTGGACGTGCCGGCTGACCTTTCAGGCATCAACCTCGTCGACCGCGAAGCGATGCAGGCGAGAAAGTCCATCTTTGTCGAAGGATACACCCACGACATCGCCGATTTGGCTCATCCGGAAAAGAGTCTCGTTACCCAGGTTGTTATCAACGGGTGGGACAAACTGCTGATTCCTGGCGCCAGACGGCCTGACAAAGAATACACTTCAGCGCCAGCGAGTATTGAGCTCTTTGATCTGAAAGCGGACCCGTTGGAAAAACGGAATCTTGTGTCGGAGCGGCCCGAGGTCGTGGCTCGATTAACGCAGTTGCAAAATGCGGAATGGGATGCTGCCAAATAG
- a CDS encoding sulfatase-like hydrolase/transferase, with protein MPPRLTFSFALLCLLLGSTLAVGADAPPQPPNVIFVLCDDMGYGDYGVFFQNMRKENADRAEPWHLTPKLDQMAVEGVQLRQHYCPAPVCAPSRASLLLGVHQGHSNVRDNQFDKMLENNHTLGTVMRGAGYATAAIGKWGLQGGSAGNNKSKQNKPGPQDWPGYPTKRGFDDFFGYVRHRDGHAHYPKEDGKEVWANDEEVSADLAGCYTADLFTARAKKWIVDQHSDNPTKPFFLYLAFDTPHAKLQLPAAPFPAGGGVDGGLQWTGEAGRMINTADGEPDSYMHPDYANQTWDHDDDESTAEQPWPDVYKRYAADVRRIDDCLGDLLKTLADLGIDDNTLVVFTTDNGPSRESYLPENYEPTFFSSFGPFDGIKRDTWEGGIRVGAVVRWPGGAKPDRISELPSQSHDWLPTFAELAGVAPPAHCDGTSIVPMLTEQGEQQTPQVYVEYFNGQKSPGYQEFEASRRGGVRKQMQAIRDSDWVGVRYNVQSHADPFEIYNVVDDPKQTKNLADQLPDVQQRMHDAVLRLRRPNASAPRPYDDELIPAIADSDAQPGVKWSTYAANTPWLARLDDLSPEASGDAGTIDECPEIASSQSQLITGMFDISADGKYTFTLPPGVTAVLRLHDATVLDAGFAPSDDETTGTIMLAKGKHPFRLYWRGSTRVPKLTLSGPKQ; from the coding sequence ATGCCTCCCCGACTTACATTCTCATTCGCACTGCTTTGTCTACTACTTGGATCGACGCTAGCGGTCGGCGCCGATGCCCCGCCCCAACCACCGAACGTCATCTTCGTACTCTGTGACGACATGGGTTACGGCGATTATGGGGTGTTTTTCCAGAACATGCGTAAGGAGAACGCAGACCGCGCGGAGCCTTGGCATCTGACGCCGAAACTCGACCAAATGGCAGTGGAAGGGGTGCAGTTGCGGCAGCACTATTGTCCCGCTCCAGTCTGCGCCCCCTCCCGCGCGTCACTCTTACTGGGCGTGCATCAAGGCCATAGCAATGTGCGAGACAATCAATTCGACAAAATGCTCGAAAATAATCACACCTTGGGCACCGTCATGCGAGGTGCTGGGTACGCCACCGCTGCGATCGGCAAGTGGGGGCTGCAAGGCGGGTCAGCTGGCAATAATAAATCGAAACAGAATAAACCGGGGCCGCAGGATTGGCCTGGCTACCCGACTAAGCGAGGTTTTGACGACTTCTTTGGCTACGTCCGACATCGCGACGGACATGCCCACTATCCCAAGGAAGATGGCAAAGAGGTGTGGGCTAATGACGAGGAGGTGTCGGCCGATTTAGCTGGCTGTTACACCGCCGACCTGTTCACCGCTCGCGCGAAGAAATGGATTGTCGATCAACACAGCGACAATCCAACGAAACCGTTTTTTCTGTATCTGGCATTCGATACACCCCATGCGAAATTGCAGCTTCCTGCCGCGCCATTTCCTGCCGGTGGTGGTGTCGACGGCGGTCTGCAGTGGACGGGTGAAGCAGGGCGGATGATCAATACGGCCGACGGTGAGCCCGATTCTTACATGCATCCTGACTACGCCAACCAAACCTGGGACCACGATGATGATGAGTCAACCGCCGAGCAGCCTTGGCCAGACGTTTACAAACGTTACGCAGCCGATGTTCGACGAATTGATGACTGTTTGGGCGACCTACTGAAAACACTCGCTGATCTCGGCATCGACGACAATACGCTGGTCGTGTTCACAACTGATAACGGTCCAAGTCGTGAGTCCTATCTTCCCGAGAATTACGAACCCACCTTTTTCAGTTCGTTTGGGCCATTTGACGGGATCAAACGAGATACATGGGAAGGTGGAATTCGTGTCGGCGCAGTGGTGCGTTGGCCAGGCGGTGCTAAACCGGACCGAATTAGCGAATTGCCCAGTCAATCTCATGACTGGCTCCCCACGTTTGCCGAGCTCGCTGGCGTGGCGCCTCCCGCGCACTGCGATGGGACATCCATTGTCCCGATGTTGACCGAGCAAGGCGAACAGCAAACACCGCAGGTCTACGTCGAGTATTTTAATGGCCAGAAGTCACCTGGATATCAAGAATTCGAAGCCTCTCGTCGGGGTGGAGTTCGCAAGCAGATGCAGGCGATTCGCGACAGCGACTGGGTCGGTGTGCGGTATAACGTCCAATCTCACGCAGATCCATTCGAAATCTACAATGTCGTCGACGATCCTAAGCAGACTAAAAATCTTGCTGATCAGCTCCCAGACGTGCAGCAGCGAATGCACGACGCGGTCCTGCGACTGCGGCGGCCCAATGCATCCGCACCACGGCCCTATGATGATGAATTGATTCCGGCAATCGCAGACTCGGATGCCCAGCCAGGTGTGAAGTGGAGCACCTACGCTGCCAATACGCCTTGGTTGGCGAGGTTGGACGATCTCAGTCCCGAGGCGAGCGGTGACGCGGGAACCATTGACGAGTGTCCAGAGATTGCGTCTTCACAATCGCAACTCATCACGGGAATGTTCGATATTTCGGCTGATGGAAAGTACACCTTCACGCTGCCACCCGGGGTCACCGCTGTTCTGCGTCTGCACGACGCGACGGTGCTTGATGCGGGGTTTGCTCCCTCGGATGACGAGACCACGGGCACGATTATGTTAGCCAAGGGCAAGCATCCGTTCCGGCTCTATTGGCGTGGTTCCACCCGTGTTCCCAAGTTGACGCTGAGCGGTCCTAAGCAATAG
- a CDS encoding serine/threonine-protein kinase has translation MANREDKSPHDHEQRLATVLAEMTDRVCSGGIADLDEACKQYPDLAADLREIWGAVLVTDTAGAARDQMPRQRLPMKMGDYELLEEIGRGGMGVVFRAYQQSLDREVAVKMILRDRLASEADLQRFLAEATAMASLQHPGIVPVYEVGDSEGRPFFSMKLIVGQTLSQKVASGPMNVRAACEMLIAVAEAVGAAHADGILHRDIKPSNILFASDGRPMLTDFGLAKPIGGEAAFTRSGLLVGTPAYMSPEQASGRRQDVGVASDVYSLGGVLYYALTGRAPFVAETPMELVMLVIEQDPPPVRTLRPGLDRDLEMIVTRSLQKPADLRYANTADLTADLRAYLADERVAARSGHFNQVVARVFRETHHAAVLENWGLLWMWHSLVLLIASLLTWQMAVHGVQQREFYVGVWVLGLGGWAAVFWKLRQRMGPVTFIERQIAHVWGASMIAIAMLFPLEWWLGLDVLKLAPLLGVISAMVFIIKAGMLSGAFYFQAIALLIGAVAMALFPRYSHLIFGVIAASCFFFPGLKYYRRRATS, from the coding sequence ATGGCGAATCGAGAGGACAAATCGCCGCACGATCATGAACAGCGTTTAGCCACTGTCTTAGCGGAAATGACGGACCGAGTCTGCAGTGGTGGAATTGCGGATCTGGACGAGGCATGTAAACAGTATCCCGATTTGGCGGCTGACCTACGCGAAATCTGGGGTGCTGTGTTGGTGACCGATACTGCCGGAGCCGCCCGCGACCAGATGCCGAGGCAGCGTCTGCCAATGAAGATGGGAGACTATGAGTTGCTCGAAGAGATCGGCCGGGGCGGGATGGGCGTCGTGTTCCGGGCGTATCAGCAATCACTTGATCGCGAGGTCGCGGTCAAAATGATCTTGCGTGATCGCTTGGCCAGTGAGGCTGACCTGCAGAGATTTCTCGCCGAAGCGACCGCCATGGCATCGTTGCAACATCCAGGAATTGTGCCTGTCTATGAAGTTGGCGACAGCGAGGGGCGTCCATTCTTCAGTATGAAACTGATTGTCGGTCAAACGCTATCTCAAAAGGTTGCTTCGGGACCGATGAACGTGAGGGCAGCCTGTGAGATGCTCATCGCAGTGGCTGAGGCGGTGGGCGCGGCACACGCCGACGGGATTCTGCATCGTGATATCAAACCGAGCAATATTCTATTTGCGTCCGACGGACGCCCCATGCTGACCGATTTTGGGCTCGCGAAGCCGATCGGCGGCGAGGCTGCGTTCACCCGCAGCGGATTGCTCGTGGGGACGCCAGCCTACATGTCTCCAGAACAGGCCAGTGGCCGCCGCCAAGACGTGGGCGTCGCCAGCGATGTGTATTCCCTCGGCGGTGTGCTCTACTACGCACTCACAGGTCGCGCTCCATTTGTGGCCGAAACACCGATGGAGCTTGTCATGTTGGTGATCGAGCAGGACCCGCCGCCAGTGCGCACGCTGCGTCCCGGACTCGATCGTGATCTCGAGATGATCGTGACCCGCAGTCTGCAAAAGCCAGCGGACCTGCGGTACGCGAATACCGCCGATTTGACTGCCGATCTACGCGCCTATTTGGCGGACGAACGCGTCGCGGCGCGGAGCGGTCATTTCAATCAAGTCGTTGCGAGAGTGTTTCGCGAAACGCATCATGCGGCTGTACTTGAAAATTGGGGGCTACTGTGGATGTGGCATTCGCTCGTGTTGCTAATTGCCAGTTTATTGACGTGGCAAATGGCCGTTCATGGCGTTCAACAGCGTGAGTTCTACGTCGGCGTGTGGGTGCTCGGTCTGGGAGGGTGGGCGGCCGTGTTCTGGAAACTGCGACAGCGGATGGGACCGGTCACGTTCATCGAGCGACAGATCGCTCACGTCTGGGGTGCCAGCATGATTGCGATTGCCATGTTGTTTCCATTGGAATGGTGGCTGGGGTTGGATGTGTTGAAACTGGCGCCTTTACTCGGCGTAATCAGTGCGATGGTGTTCATCATCAAAGCAGGAATGCTTAGTGGCGCATTTTATTTTCAGGCCATTGCCCTCTTGATCGGCGCGGTCGCCATGGCGCTATTTCCGCGCTACTCTCATCTGATATTCGGCGTGATTGCGGCGTCATGTTTCTTCTTCCCTGGTCTCAAGTACTACCGCCGACGGGCGACGTCGTGA
- a CDS encoding sugar porter family MFS transporter gives MPSRLFLWALTSALAGFLFGFDTVVISGAEKTIQSVWSLGHAQHGLAMSMALWGTVLGSLVGGWPTDRFGRKATLLWIGILYLVSAIWSGLATDVYSFMIARFIGGVGVGISTVAAPLYISEIAPPERRGRLAGMFQFNIVFGILVAYASNALLAGLGENAWRWMLGVEAIPALIYSLMCIGLPESPRWLISERGDIDEATRVLQLANPEMSADEVSRLVDQIRDSSVEHSSSEPFWTWRMRVPIMLAFLVAFFNQLSGINAILYFAPRIFEMTGLGQEAALLQSIGIGVVNLLFTFVGLYLIDRLGRRTLLYVGSFGYIASLGLCAWVFLSYAPQFQVANSAIAVKSSIETLQKAEALPVRNDLDIAKFSAQVDDAKNSLVLASNSPDYAGEAVKFLPTDNSDAVLATADNAMVRASEESGFGGRMVMLCIFAFIAAHAVGQGAVIWVLISEVFPNRHRAAGQSLGSFTHWIFAALITLAFPWFIGNFAPSFVFGFFCFMMVLQLIWVATMVPETKGVPLEEMEARLTGA, from the coding sequence ATGCCGAGTCGACTATTTCTGTGGGCCCTAACTTCGGCATTGGCGGGTTTCCTGTTCGGATTTGATACCGTGGTCATCTCCGGTGCAGAGAAAACGATTCAGTCGGTATGGTCGCTCGGCCATGCACAGCATGGGCTGGCGATGAGCATGGCGCTGTGGGGAACGGTATTGGGTTCCTTGGTCGGAGGTTGGCCGACCGATCGTTTCGGCCGCAAGGCGACTTTGCTCTGGATCGGTATCCTGTACTTGGTGTCAGCGATTTGGTCTGGCTTGGCGACCGATGTCTATTCATTCATGATCGCCCGCTTTATTGGCGGCGTGGGCGTAGGAATCTCGACCGTAGCGGCGCCCCTGTACATTTCGGAGATCGCGCCACCTGAACGTCGAGGGCGACTGGCGGGAATGTTTCAGTTCAACATTGTTTTTGGCATTCTGGTAGCCTACGCCTCCAACGCATTGCTTGCAGGTCTTGGGGAGAACGCGTGGCGTTGGATGCTCGGCGTCGAAGCGATCCCCGCACTCATCTATTCTCTGATGTGCATTGGATTGCCCGAAAGCCCGCGGTGGTTGATTTCTGAACGTGGCGATATCGACGAAGCCACACGCGTGTTACAACTCGCCAACCCAGAGATGTCCGCAGACGAAGTCAGCCGACTGGTTGATCAAATTCGCGACTCGTCAGTGGAGCACTCTTCCTCCGAGCCATTTTGGACGTGGCGAATGCGAGTGCCGATCATGTTGGCTTTCTTGGTCGCGTTTTTTAACCAGCTTTCTGGCATCAATGCCATTTTGTATTTTGCACCGAGAATCTTTGAAATGACGGGGCTCGGACAAGAAGCCGCTCTATTGCAATCGATCGGGATCGGTGTGGTCAATTTGCTATTCACCTTTGTCGGGCTTTATTTGATCGATCGACTCGGTCGTCGCACATTGTTGTATGTCGGATCGTTTGGGTATATCGCTTCGTTGGGATTGTGTGCCTGGGTGTTTCTCTCGTATGCACCGCAGTTTCAAGTCGCTAATTCAGCGATTGCGGTGAAGAGTTCGATTGAAACACTGCAGAAAGCCGAAGCGTTGCCTGTTCGCAATGATCTCGATATTGCCAAGTTTTCAGCTCAGGTAGACGATGCGAAAAACTCCTTGGTGTTGGCGTCGAACTCACCGGACTATGCGGGCGAGGCAGTGAAGTTTCTCCCCACCGATAATAGTGATGCGGTGTTGGCCACCGCTGACAACGCGATGGTTCGAGCGAGCGAGGAATCAGGGTTCGGGGGCAGAATGGTGATGTTGTGCATCTTCGCATTCATCGCCGCGCACGCGGTCGGCCAAGGTGCGGTGATTTGGGTATTGATTTCGGAGGTGTTTCCAAACCGACATCGCGCCGCCGGTCAGTCGCTCGGCAGTTTTACGCACTGGATTTTTGCAGCCCTGATCACCTTGGCGTTTCCCTGGTTCATTGGCAACTTCGCACCCTCATTCGTGTTCGGCTTTTTCTGCTTCATGATGGTGCTGCAGTTGATTTGGGTCGCAACGATGGTGCCCGAGACGAAAGGCGTGCCTTTGGAAGAGATGGAAGCGCGTTTGACCGGTGCGTGA
- a CDS encoding MBOAT family O-acyltransferase — protein MNFAQAEFVIFLLVVLAGTWVAGERRRLRNGFLLAASYYFYAYWDYRFCGLLLISTLVDFFVAARMHRCQSPRHRLGWLVVSLSVNLGILGFFKYANFFIESARPLVEALGLHASTLNVILPVGISFYTFQTLSYTIDVYRGKLRPHSSLLDFALYVAFFPQLVAGPIVRASSLLPQLAHVPKYRPRRVYAGCQQLLRGAVKKIVIADRLAESVDVVFSGVELYSSVTVWIAVIAYAGQIYYDFSGYSDMAIGVAKLLGYRFPVNFRHPYLATSMTEFWHRWHITLSTWLRDYLYIPLGGSRGSSTATKRNLMITMGLGGLWHGAAVTYVLWGIWHGVALVVERSHVKIWRSVAPALRWIAVMLVVLMGWVLFRSPDWATSLEVYERLWMPFLTAETSPRILWLPPLTLLMIGIMVVEHTVWTTRLRRCMRLPANAWYSPVATAIMIWMLLLYAPRDFRPFVYFQF, from the coding sequence TTGAATTTCGCCCAAGCTGAATTCGTCATCTTCCTGCTCGTCGTCCTGGCGGGAACGTGGGTGGCCGGTGAGCGGCGGCGACTGCGAAACGGATTCCTGTTAGCGGCGAGCTATTACTTCTACGCTTATTGGGACTATCGTTTTTGCGGGCTCCTACTGATTTCGACGCTTGTCGATTTTTTTGTCGCCGCTCGCATGCACCGTTGCCAGTCACCGCGACATCGGCTCGGATGGTTGGTAGTTAGTCTCAGCGTCAACCTGGGGATCCTGGGGTTTTTCAAGTACGCGAACTTCTTTATCGAGTCCGCCCGTCCACTCGTCGAGGCGTTGGGACTGCATGCGTCGACGCTCAACGTGATCCTGCCGGTCGGCATTTCATTTTACACGTTTCAGACGCTTAGCTATACGATTGACGTCTACCGGGGCAAACTCCGGCCGCACTCCAGTTTGCTGGATTTTGCTCTTTACGTCGCCTTCTTTCCGCAACTGGTCGCCGGACCGATCGTCCGCGCCAGTAGTCTGTTGCCCCAACTGGCCCATGTGCCGAAGTACCGTCCGCGACGCGTGTACGCGGGATGTCAGCAGTTGCTGCGGGGGGCGGTCAAGAAAATTGTCATCGCGGACAGGCTGGCCGAGTCGGTCGATGTAGTGTTCTCAGGCGTAGAGTTATACAGCAGCGTGACCGTCTGGATCGCCGTGATCGCGTACGCCGGTCAGATCTACTACGACTTTTCCGGCTACAGCGACATGGCGATCGGTGTCGCGAAACTGCTTGGCTATCGCTTTCCTGTCAATTTTCGCCATCCCTACTTGGCGACGTCGATGACGGAGTTTTGGCATCGCTGGCACATTACCTTGTCGACGTGGCTGCGTGATTACCTCTACATTCCGCTGGGTGGATCACGCGGTTCGTCAACCGCTACCAAACGCAATCTGATGATCACGATGGGCTTGGGCGGGTTGTGGCATGGTGCTGCGGTCACCTATGTGTTGTGGGGGATATGGCATGGCGTGGCGCTCGTCGTCGAGCGGTCTCACGTGAAGATTTGGCGGTCCGTGGCGCCGGCGCTGCGTTGGATTGCGGTGATGTTGGTCGTATTGATGGGGTGGGTGCTGTTTCGGAGTCCCGACTGGGCAACGAGTTTGGAAGTGTACGAACGGTTGTGGATGCCGTTTTTGACAGCTGAGACGTCGCCACGCATTCTATGGCTACCACCCCTGACGCTGCTGATGATAGGCATCATGGTGGTGGAGCATACGGTCTGGACCACGCGGCTGCGCCGATGCATGCGATTACCCGCCAATGCCTGGTATAGCCCCGTGGCCACGGCCATCATGATCTGGATGTTGTTATTATATGCACCACGTGATTTCCGCCCGTTTGTCTATTTCCAATTTTAA
- the dnaB gene encoding replicative DNA helicase, whose translation MIKDDKFSGSGFRDKKKKEISASEILQRQPPFELEAEMGVIGSILIMPDICDEIASLRAEDFYDDANRIIYGHLRDMYDTGEKIDITLLVSRMRTAGEFEKVGGAAYLARLSGSVANAAHAVFYAEIVTEKAVFRRLIESSTEILREAYEQSSTAKELCAQAEQKVFAIMDGRSSNSVSAISDVLHQAMDRMEARMRDDYVEGGAETGLTDFDQMTGGLHSGELIILAARPSMGKTALAMNMAEHVACVQREPVLFVSLEMSAIELADRLLCSMARVNGHRLRNGTISSDDRDRLVGKANEVSQAPLFVDDSPSRTVSEIAAAARRIKRREDGLGMIVIDYLQLIEPDNSRDPRQEQVAKIARRLKGMARELEVPLLCLSQLNRQAEEGKDHRPKLSHLRESGAIEQDADVVMFVHREEYYHRGDEKAQYAGQAEIIIAKQRNGPVGDVDLTWEADFTRFTNRAADHHSEFDDYREFTSPGGF comes from the coding sequence ATGATCAAAGACGACAAGTTTTCAGGCTCTGGATTTCGCGATAAGAAGAAGAAGGAGATCTCTGCGAGCGAAATTCTTCAGCGGCAACCACCCTTCGAACTCGAAGCTGAAATGGGGGTGATCGGCAGTATCTTGATCATGCCCGACATCTGTGACGAGATTGCTTCGCTGCGTGCGGAGGACTTCTACGATGATGCCAATCGTATCATCTATGGGCACCTGCGCGACATGTACGATACCGGGGAGAAAATTGACATCACGTTGTTGGTGTCCCGCATGCGTACCGCTGGAGAATTTGAGAAGGTGGGAGGTGCCGCTTATCTGGCGAGGTTGTCGGGCAGTGTCGCCAATGCCGCCCACGCTGTGTTCTACGCGGAGATCGTGACTGAGAAAGCGGTGTTTCGACGGCTCATCGAATCAAGTACCGAGATCCTGCGTGAAGCCTACGAACAATCCAGTACGGCCAAAGAGCTCTGTGCGCAGGCGGAGCAAAAAGTGTTTGCGATCATGGATGGTCGGAGCAGCAACTCGGTCTCGGCGATCAGCGATGTCCTGCACCAAGCGATGGATCGCATGGAAGCCCGGATGCGAGATGACTACGTCGAAGGCGGTGCTGAAACGGGCTTGACCGATTTCGATCAGATGACCGGTGGGCTGCACTCGGGCGAGTTGATTATTCTGGCCGCACGTCCTTCGATGGGCAAAACCGCGCTGGCGATGAACATGGCTGAGCATGTGGCCTGCGTGCAGCGCGAACCTGTGTTGTTCGTCAGCTTGGAAATGTCGGCCATTGAGCTGGCGGATCGATTGCTCTGTTCGATGGCCAGGGTCAATGGTCACCGCCTCCGCAACGGTACAATATCGTCAGATGATCGCGACCGGCTCGTGGGCAAGGCCAACGAAGTCAGCCAAGCACCGCTATTCGTAGATGACTCGCCTAGCCGGACGGTTAGCGAAATTGCGGCAGCAGCTCGACGGATCAAACGACGTGAAGATGGTCTGGGAATGATCGTGATCGATTATTTGCAGTTGATCGAGCCCGACAACTCGCGTGATCCACGCCAGGAACAGGTTGCTAAAATCGCGCGACGACTCAAAGGGATGGCGCGGGAACTCGAAGTCCCGCTGTTGTGCTTGTCCCAACTCAATCGGCAAGCGGAAGAGGGCAAAGATCACCGCCCCAAACTGAGCCATCTGCGAGAATCGGGGGCTATCGAACAGGATGCCGACGTCGTCATGTTCGTTCACCGCGAGGAGTATTATCACCGTGGTGATGAGAAGGCCCAATATGCTGGCCAGGCGGAAATTATCATCGCCAAGCAGCGGAACGGTCCGGTCGGCGATGTGGATTTGACGTGGGAAGCCGATTTCACTCGATTCACCAACCGAGCGGCTGATCACCATAGCGAGTTCGATGACTATCGTGAGTTCACGTCACCGGGCGGATTCTGA